DNA sequence from the Nocardia fluminea genome:
GTGGTGCCGCAGGTGTCGGTGATGCTGGGCAAATGCGCTGCGGGCGCGGTGTATTCGCCGATCAACACCGATGTGCTGATCGCGACCGAGTCGGCGTACATGTTCGTGACCGGCCCCGACATCATCCGCGAGACCACCGGCGAGGAAGTGACCCTCGACGAGCTCGGCGGCGCGTTCAACCAGGCGCACAACGGCAACATCCACCATGTGGCGGTGGACGAGAAAGCCGCTTTCGAATGGGCGCGAACCTATTTGAGCTTCATGCCGTCGAATTGCTACGAACGTGCTCCCCTGGTCAATCCCGGGTTGGAGCCGCACCTCACCGACTCGGATCGCGAACTCGATTCGCTCATACCGGATTCGGACCGCAGGGGCTACGACATGTACGAGGTCCTGCTGCGGATCTTCGACGACGGCGAGTTCCACGAGATCGGTGACGGCGCCGCCCGCAACCTGATCACCGGGTTCGCGCGCGTCGACGGGCGCAGCGTCGGGGTCGTCGCGAACCAGCCGCTGGTGGCCAGCGGCGCGATCGACGCGCGCGGGTCGGACAAGGCCGCGCACTTCATCCGCCTGTGCGACGCGTTCGACATTCCGCTGGTGTTCGTCGTCGACACCCCGGGCGTGCTGCCGGGGGTCGAGGAGGAGAAGATCGGCGTCATCAAACGGGGTGGCCGGTTCTTCTACGCGGTGGTCGAGGCGACCGTGCCGATCGTCACCGTGGTGGTCCGCAAGGCCTACGGCGGCGGCTACGCGGTGATGGGGTGCAAGCAACTCGGCGGCGACATCAACCTCGCGTGGCCGACCGCGCGGATCGCGGTGATGGGCGCCGAAGCGGCGGTGGGCCTGACCCAGCGCAAACAGCTCGCCGCCGTTCCCGAGGCCGACCGGCCTGCCGTGCGGCAGCAGATGGTCGACTTCTACAACACCGCCGTCGCCACCCCGTGGATCGCCGCCGAACGCGGCTATATCGACGCGGTCATCGAGCCGTCGACCACCCGCCTGGAAATCCGCAGAGCGCTGCGCCTGCTCGGCGACAAACACATCGAGCAGGCGCCGCGCAAACACCGCCTGATGCCGTTGTAGCGGCGCGTCACCGCGCGGTGGCCAGCAGGCACGCTTCCACATAACCACGCACGAGCGGGCGGTTGTCGTCACGTCGCCAGGCCAGGGCGAGTTCGCACGGGCTCACACCGGCGACCGGCCTGGTCACCACGCCGTCGTGGGCGACCAGCGCGGCGTTGCCTGCGGCGAGCAGGACGATGCCGTCGAGGTTCACCAGCGCCTCGTAGGTCTCCTCGGTGCTCGACACCTCGGCGCCGATGATCGCCGGTCGCCCGGCGCGTTCGTCGACGGCGAGCCAGTAGTCACGCAGCGGGCCCGCCGAGCGGGGCAACGCGAGGAAGGGTTCGTCG
Encoded proteins:
- a CDS encoding acyl-CoA carboxylase subunit beta → MESTTAAKLQELRDNLTAAREPAGEAGIAKRVAKGIPSPRERIEILLDQGSFTEIGALVKQPGAADGLYGDGVVTGHGRIDGRPVVVIAHDQTVFGGSVGEMFGRKVAMAMDLAADIACPFVAINDSGGARVQDAVTSLAWYAEMSRRQTRLSGVVPQVSVMLGKCAAGAVYSPINTDVLIATESAYMFVTGPDIIRETTGEEVTLDELGGAFNQAHNGNIHHVAVDEKAAFEWARTYLSFMPSNCYERAPLVNPGLEPHLTDSDRELDSLIPDSDRRGYDMYEVLLRIFDDGEFHEIGDGAARNLITGFARVDGRSVGVVANQPLVASGAIDARGSDKAAHFIRLCDAFDIPLVFVVDTPGVLPGVEEEKIGVIKRGGRFFYAVVEATVPIVTVVVRKAYGGGYAVMGCKQLGGDINLAWPTARIAVMGAEAAVGLTQRKQLAAVPEADRPAVRQQMVDFYNTAVATPWIAAERGYIDAVIEPSTTRLEIRRALRLLGDKHIEQAPRKHRLMPL